Genomic segment of Primulina tabacum isolate GXHZ01 chromosome 11, ASM2559414v2, whole genome shotgun sequence:
ACTTCTAGCCACCTTGGATTTCTGAAACATCAAAGTATTATACGTTTGCATTCTCAGCTCATCCAAATCCTCAAGCTCCATGATCATAGCTTCCGTGTAGGGCTCTGGCTCCAATTCATTCTGCTTCATCACCCTCAAAGAAAGGATCACCACCTCCATAGGCAATACTGCATCATGTCCATAAGTCAAGGTGAAAGGGCTTAGACCAGTAGCACTTCTCTTTGATGTCCGATAAGCCCATAGAGTTTCCGATAGCAGCCGGTGCCAATCTCGGGGGTTATCCTCCATCATCTTTTTCAACATCTTGATTAACACTTGGTTTGAAGCTTTAGCTTGACCGTTGGATTGGGGATAATGAGGTGAGG
This window contains:
- the LOC142519644 gene encoding uncharacterized protein LOC142519644, which gives rise to MKEFAEEYGIQLINSSPHYPQSNGQAKASNQVLIKMLKKMMEDNPRDWHRLLSETLWAYRTSKRSATGLSPFTLTYGHDAVLPMEVVILSLRVMKQNELEPEPYTEAMIMELEDLDELRMQTYNTLMFQKSKVARSYNKRVNKKIFEEGDVVWKVILPLGSKTGNSANGCPIGRDHLKFIEYWMEMHTG